The proteins below come from a single Deltaproteobacteria bacterium genomic window:
- a CDS encoding tetratricopeptide repeat protein — translation MDWLWSILPMVPTVVALIDYFRRRPEFYWFFIIVFFPTLGPIVYFLVVVLPHSAVEGAVSITLSERRRKKELEARIGQAPLPGLLAELGELYYKDGQFGPAAKYLADALDKGIDHLEARFYLGLACERLGRTRDAIDHLVKVVRADPKFRYMEAMLALGRNLEADGQLRDAEAAYRQVRQTHTYAEARARLADLLEKKGQNGEVRKLYELIVTDAMGQPGYIRRREAPYIRKAKLWLKTHAS, via the coding sequence GTGGACTGGCTGTGGTCCATTCTGCCGATGGTGCCCACCGTGGTGGCGCTGATCGACTATTTCCGGCGACGGCCCGAATTCTACTGGTTCTTCATCATCGTCTTTTTCCCGACGCTCGGCCCCATCGTCTATTTCCTCGTGGTCGTGCTGCCGCACTCCGCCGTCGAGGGCGCGGTGTCGATCACGCTGTCGGAGCGTCGCCGCAAGAAGGAACTCGAAGCCCGCATCGGGCAGGCGCCGCTGCCGGGGCTGCTGGCCGAACTCGGTGAGCTTTATTACAAGGACGGCCAGTTCGGACCCGCCGCGAAGTATCTGGCCGATGCGCTCGACAAGGGGATCGACCACCTCGAAGCGCGCTTCTACCTGGGTCTCGCGTGCGAGCGTCTGGGGCGCACGCGCGACGCGATCGACCATCTCGTCAAGGTCGTGCGGGCCGATCCCAAATTCCGTTACATGGAAGCCATGCTCGCGCTCGGGCGCAACCTGGAGGCCGATGGCCAGCTTCGCGACGCCGAGGCCGCTTACCGGCAAGTCCGGCAAACGCACACTTACGCCGAGGCGCGCGCGCGACTGGCGGATCTGCTGGAAAAAAAGGGACAAAACGGCGAGGTACGCAAGCTCTACGAACTGATTGTCACCGATGCGATGGGCCAGCCGGGTTACATCCGCCGCCGCGAAGCCCCCTACATCCGCAAAGCGAAGCTCTGGCTCAAGACGCACGCGTCGTGA